From the genome of Streptomyces sp. NBC_01260, one region includes:
- a CDS encoding SRPBCC family protein, translated as MRRTMSVSDGIVVLAAPSAVYEQLSDPTAMGRWSPENRGAKVLGERRDAYVGMVFEGRNKRGRMSWTTRCTVTAAEPGERFAFRVHAIGARRPRLPGAIATWEYRFEAVDGGTRVTETWTDDRRRWPDFVANAFDRAATRGHTFAEFQRGNIRTTLRRLKEALEAPLNGDAPRA; from the coding sequence ATGCGCCGCACCATGTCCGTGTCGGACGGCATCGTCGTTCTCGCCGCTCCTTCGGCCGTGTACGAGCAGCTCAGCGACCCGACCGCGATGGGCCGCTGGAGCCCGGAGAACCGGGGCGCGAAGGTGCTCGGGGAGCGCCGGGACGCGTACGTCGGCATGGTCTTCGAGGGCCGCAACAAGCGCGGGCGGATGAGCTGGACGACACGGTGCACGGTGACCGCGGCCGAGCCGGGCGAGCGGTTCGCCTTCCGGGTCCACGCGATCGGTGCCCGGCGGCCTCGGCTCCCCGGCGCGATCGCCACGTGGGAGTACCGGTTCGAGGCCGTGGACGGCGGCACGCGGGTCACCGAGACCTGGACCGACGACCGCCGCCGCTGGCCGGACTTCGTGGCCAACGCGTTCGACCGGGCGGCCACCCGGGGGCACACGTTCGCCGAGTTCCAGCGCGGCAACATCCGCACCACGCTCCGGCGGCTGAAGGAGGCACTGGAGGCCCCGCTGAACGGGGACGCGCCCCGGGCATGA
- a CDS encoding FAD-binding oxidoreductase: MANAPVDSIPARRVLTDPAGLARYQHDEAEWAPYGMPLAVVRPQSTEEVRDVVRHCLAHRIALVPRGAGTGLSGGANAVDGAIVLSFEDMNRIVGIDVAERLAVVQPGVVNDDLRAAGAEHGLWYPPDPASSPWSTIGGNVATNAGGMCCVKYGVTRDYVLGLEVVNGLGEVVSLGRRTAKGVAGYDLAGLMVGSEGTLGVITEITVRLRPARLQERTVAGYFSSVVAAGEAVSAVTASGVIPSALELVDRHCLAAVDAWKKMGLSADADVVLLGRVDTPGAEGDAEAELIRDCFERAGATWAAVSTDQQEADALFQARRLAYPALERLGPVLTEDVCVPRTAVPEMLARIERTAARHDILVANIAHAGDGNLHPLIITPPGDEAARARAQSAFEDILDDAIALGGTVTGEHGVGLLKMRGMNKELGPAVLGMHHAVKAALDPHGILNPGKVLRGGA; this comes from the coding sequence GTGGCGAACGCACCGGTCGACAGCATTCCGGCCCGGCGGGTACTGACCGATCCGGCGGGCCTGGCCCGGTACCAGCACGACGAGGCCGAGTGGGCTCCGTACGGGATGCCGCTGGCCGTGGTCCGCCCGCAGAGCACCGAGGAGGTGCGGGATGTGGTGCGCCACTGCCTCGCTCACCGCATCGCGCTGGTGCCGCGCGGCGCGGGCACCGGTCTGTCCGGCGGCGCGAACGCCGTCGACGGGGCGATCGTCCTGTCGTTCGAGGACATGAACCGGATCGTCGGCATCGACGTGGCCGAGCGGCTGGCAGTGGTCCAGCCCGGTGTGGTCAACGACGATCTGCGGGCTGCCGGTGCGGAGCACGGGCTCTGGTACCCGCCTGATCCGGCCAGTTCACCGTGGTCCACCATCGGCGGGAACGTCGCGACCAACGCCGGGGGCATGTGCTGCGTCAAGTACGGCGTGACGCGCGACTACGTGCTCGGCCTGGAGGTGGTCAACGGGCTCGGCGAGGTCGTCTCACTGGGCCGCCGTACCGCCAAGGGCGTGGCGGGATACGACCTGGCCGGGCTGATGGTGGGCTCCGAGGGCACGCTCGGGGTGATCACCGAGATCACCGTGCGGCTGCGTCCGGCACGGCTCCAGGAGCGGACGGTGGCCGGCTACTTCTCGTCGGTGGTCGCCGCCGGTGAGGCGGTGAGCGCCGTGACCGCGTCCGGCGTCATCCCGTCCGCGCTCGAACTGGTCGACCGCCACTGCCTCGCCGCCGTGGACGCCTGGAAGAAGATGGGACTGTCCGCGGACGCGGACGTGGTGCTGCTCGGCCGGGTCGACACCCCCGGGGCCGAGGGGGACGCCGAGGCCGAACTGATCCGGGACTGCTTCGAACGGGCCGGCGCGACCTGGGCCGCGGTCTCCACCGACCAGCAGGAGGCCGATGCCCTGTTCCAGGCCCGGCGGCTGGCCTATCCGGCGCTGGAACGGCTCGGCCCGGTCCTGACCGAGGACGTCTGCGTACCGCGGACCGCGGTTCCCGAGATGCTGGCCCGGATCGAACGGACAGCGGCCCGGCACGACATCCTGGTCGCCAACATCGCCCACGCCGGCGACGGCAATCTGCACCCCCTGATCATCACGCCGCCGGGTGACGAAGCGGCACGTGCCCGCGCCCAGTCGGCCTTCGAGGACATCCTGGACGACGCCATAGCGCTCGGCGGCACGGTCACGGGTGAGCACGGGGTCGGGCTGCTGAAGATGCGCGGGATGAACAAGGAACTGGGACCCGCCGTGCTCGGCATGCACCACGCGGTGAAGGCGGCGCTCGATCCGCACGGCATCCTCAACCCGGGCAAGGTGCTCAGGGGCGGCGCCTGA
- a CDS encoding pentapeptide repeat-containing protein has translation MPDNDRAPGTDHADSTGRAGLRADCGNCFGLCCVALTLTRSADFAINKDAGKPCRNLQDDFRCGIHTRLRTEGFPGCTVYDCFGAGQKVSGETFGGQDWRGAPESAQQMFQVFPVMRQLHELLWYLTEAAELAPARPLHGEIGRALDATERLTHLDADAFADLDIAAHRDEVAALLSRTSELVRATAPRKKKRNHRGADLIGARLKGADLRGGDLRGAYLIAADLTGADLRLADLIGADFRDAELSGADLTGALFLTQSQLNAARGNAATRLPPSLGRPTHWER, from the coding sequence GTGCCCGATAACGACCGAGCTCCCGGCACCGACCACGCGGACAGCACCGGCCGGGCCGGCCTGCGCGCCGACTGCGGGAACTGCTTCGGGCTGTGCTGTGTCGCGCTGACCCTGACCCGGTCCGCGGACTTCGCCATCAACAAGGACGCCGGTAAGCCCTGCCGCAACCTTCAAGACGACTTCCGCTGCGGCATTCACACCCGGCTGCGTACCGAGGGTTTTCCGGGCTGCACCGTGTACGACTGCTTCGGCGCCGGCCAGAAGGTCTCCGGGGAGACCTTCGGCGGACAGGACTGGCGCGGGGCCCCGGAGAGCGCCCAGCAGATGTTCCAGGTCTTTCCGGTCATGCGACAGTTGCACGAGCTGCTCTGGTATCTGACGGAGGCGGCCGAACTGGCACCGGCCCGCCCCCTCCACGGCGAGATCGGCCGCGCCCTCGACGCGACCGAGCGCCTCACCCACCTCGACGCCGACGCCTTCGCGGACCTGGACATCGCGGCACACCGGGACGAGGTGGCCGCCCTGCTCTCGCGCACCAGCGAACTCGTACGCGCCACCGCTCCCCGCAAGAAGAAGCGCAACCACCGCGGCGCCGATCTCATCGGCGCCCGCCTCAAGGGGGCGGATCTGCGCGGCGGCGACCTGCGCGGCGCCTACCTCATCGCGGCGGACCTCACCGGCGCCGATCTCAGGCTCGCCGACCTCATCGGCGCGGACTTCCGGGACGCGGAGCTGTCCGGTGCCGATCTGACCGGAGCGCTCTTTCTGACGCAGTCACAGCTGAACGCCGCCCGGGGGAACGCCGCCACCCGGCTCCCTCCGTCGCTCGGCCGCCCCACGCACTGGGAGCGCTGA
- a CDS encoding carbon-nitrogen hydrolase family protein, giving the protein MLQEELALTARLARELRLWTVLGSAHRLTAPNRPHNSLYVISDRGEVATRHDERMLSHTKISYMYAPGSAPLTFEVDGVRFGCALGMEAHFPELFGAYERLDVDCVLFSTTGGTREGGTVFATEMRAHAAINRYWGGFAVPAQLKGDTPAGIIGPDGEWAARCPRDGTPSVAVADLGPQDPASALARPWRRKARTGLYDGYLVEDARSDDRTAFQKRPRGEGCLTRPGLPEKSLGQARPVFGQVAPIRGELIQTPKED; this is encoded by the coding sequence GTGCTCCAGGAGGAACTGGCCCTGACCGCACGGCTGGCGAGGGAGCTCCGGCTGTGGACCGTGCTCGGTTCCGCCCACCGGCTCACCGCACCCAACCGGCCGCACAACAGCCTGTACGTGATCTCCGACCGCGGCGAGGTGGCGACCCGCCATGACGAACGGATGCTGTCGCACACGAAGATCTCCTACATGTACGCACCGGGTTCGGCACCGCTCACCTTCGAGGTGGACGGCGTCCGGTTCGGCTGCGCGCTCGGCATGGAGGCCCACTTCCCGGAGCTCTTCGGCGCGTACGAACGCCTCGACGTCGACTGCGTGTTGTTCTCGACCACAGGAGGTACCAGGGAAGGCGGAACGGTCTTCGCCACGGAGATGCGGGCACACGCGGCGATCAACCGGTACTGGGGCGGTTTCGCCGTACCCGCCCAGCTCAAGGGAGACACCCCGGCGGGAATCATCGGCCCGGACGGTGAGTGGGCCGCCCGGTGCCCACGTGACGGAACCCCTTCAGTCGCCGTCGCCGACCTGGGTCCGCAGGACCCCGCGAGTGCCCTGGCCAGGCCCTGGCGGCGCAAGGCGCGTACCGGGCTCTACGACGGTTACCTGGTCGAGGACGCCCGCAGCGACGACCGCACCGCTTTCCAGAAAAGGCCACGCGGCGAAGGCTGCCTGACCCGGCCGGGCCTGCCCGAGAAGTCCCTCGGGCAGGCCCGGCCCGTCTTCGGCCAGGTCGCCCCGATCCGTGGTGAATTGATTCAAACCCCGAAGGAAGACTGA